The following coding sequences lie in one Polynucleobacter asymbioticus genomic window:
- a CDS encoding TRAP transporter large permease, which produces MIPLEWMPPLMFGGLIVFMLIGFPVAFSLMAAGLFFAGIAIAENFFGMPFLQAIPQRIFGSVLANDLLLAIPFFTFMGAILERCGLAEEMLDSMGQLFGRIRGGLGYSVIIVGFILGAITGTVAAQVIAMAMISLPVMMRYGYNMRYATGVLAASGTITQLVPPSLVLIVLADQLKTQSGSADVGSMYLGAWGPSLLQIGLFALYTFFLSRFRPDYLPAAPENELTLKGLALWKKCLMGIIPSAVLIFLVLGTIMTGIATPTESGAMGAMGALLLAWIRRASIPNLRGLIQEAYQNTMRITAMVIFILIGSTCFSVVFQGVDGGHWVEELFSNLPGGWVGFLVAVNLFVFFLAFFLDFFEIAFIVVPLLAPVAVKLLAPVLLASMNGNPQAAASAALVWFGVILCVNMQTSFMHPPFGFALFYLRGVAPKEVKSSDIYWGALPWVVLQLIMVVIVAAFPALVTTLLDKPAAVVESQDFNFTEGDELKSEAPVSKVDEDAPVVFQLDKPGK; this is translated from the coding sequence ATGATTCCGCTTGAATGGATGCCACCGCTCATGTTTGGCGGACTCATTGTGTTTATGTTGATTGGCTTTCCGGTAGCTTTTTCTTTGATGGCTGCAGGATTATTTTTTGCTGGTATTGCAATTGCTGAGAATTTCTTTGGCATGCCGTTTTTGCAAGCCATTCCTCAGCGCATCTTTGGTAGTGTACTTGCCAATGATCTCTTACTAGCAATTCCTTTCTTTACTTTCATGGGCGCCATCCTAGAACGTTGTGGCCTTGCCGAAGAAATGCTGGACTCTATGGGGCAGCTCTTTGGGCGTATTCGGGGTGGTCTTGGTTACTCAGTGATTATTGTGGGATTCATTCTCGGGGCGATTACTGGCACTGTAGCTGCTCAGGTGATCGCTATGGCTATGATCTCTCTGCCAGTGATGATGCGTTATGGCTACAACATGCGCTACGCTACAGGCGTTTTAGCGGCTTCTGGGACGATTACCCAGCTAGTGCCACCCTCTTTGGTGTTGATTGTGTTGGCTGACCAGTTAAAGACTCAAAGCGGCAGCGCTGATGTGGGCAGCATGTATCTCGGCGCTTGGGGTCCTTCGCTACTGCAAATCGGTCTTTTTGCCCTCTATACATTCTTCCTCTCTCGTTTTAGACCCGACTACTTACCGGCCGCCCCAGAAAACGAACTTACCCTTAAGGGCTTGGCGCTCTGGAAGAAGTGCCTCATGGGGATCATTCCCTCGGCAGTGCTGATTTTCTTGGTGCTGGGAACCATCATGACCGGTATTGCCACCCCCACTGAATCTGGTGCGATGGGTGCAATGGGTGCATTACTTTTAGCCTGGATACGTAGGGCAAGCATTCCTAATCTCAGGGGATTGATACAAGAGGCCTATCAAAACACCATGCGCATTACTGCGATGGTCATCTTCATCTTGATTGGCTCCACCTGCTTCTCGGTTGTCTTTCAGGGAGTTGATGGCGGTCACTGGGTAGAGGAGTTATTTTCCAATCTGCCAGGCGGCTGGGTTGGATTCTTGGTAGCGGTAAATCTGTTTGTTTTCTTTTTGGCGTTCTTCTTAGACTTCTTTGAAATCGCCTTCATCGTAGTGCCGCTACTTGCACCAGTCGCAGTCAAACTGCTTGCACCAGTATTGCTCGCCTCCATGAATGGCAATCCCCAGGCAGCCGCCAGCGCTGCACTAGTGTGGTTCGGCGTCATACTCTGCGTCAATATGCAAACCTCATTTATGCATCCACCTTTTGGATTTGCGCTGTTCTATTTGCGTGGCGTTGCGCCAAAAGAAGTCAAGAGTAGCGATATCTACTGGGGTGCATTACCTTGGGTTGTCCTGCAACTCATCATGGTAGTAATTGTGGCGGCATTTCCAGCGCTAGTGACTACCCTCCTGGATAAGCCTGCAGCAGTAGTGGAGAGTCAAGACTTTAATTTCACTGAGGGTGATGAGCTTAAATCTGAGGCACCTGTAAGCAAAGTGGATGAAGATGCACCGGTAGTTTTTCAACTAGATAAACCAGGTAAATAA
- a CDS encoding segregation and condensation protein A, whose protein sequence is MTELGAEPGAQSELLDSTPSVTDGMSSAFAKLYGEPLFKLPTDLYIPPDALEVFLEAFEGPLDLLLYLIRKQNFNVLDIPMAQVTQQYLSYIDQIRHHNLELAAEYLLMAAMLIEIKSRMLLPMKKADSDEEVEDPRAELVRRLLEYERMKLAAQELDQIPQQGRDFQIAHGYVDTTVAVTWPDVNQDDLQMAWRDVLHRAKLNQHHTITREELSVRDFMTRILRRLQNTRFVEFGELFEEAIKSGKGIPVVIVNFIAMLELSREALVEITQAEPYAPIYVRLAYTPVA, encoded by the coding sequence ATGACTGAGTTAGGAGCTGAGCCAGGCGCTCAATCCGAGTTATTAGATAGCACCCCATCGGTCACCGATGGCATGTCTTCGGCATTCGCCAAACTCTATGGCGAGCCTTTATTTAAGCTCCCCACTGACCTCTACATCCCACCTGATGCGCTAGAGGTTTTTCTAGAGGCATTTGAAGGACCGCTTGATCTTTTGCTTTACTTGATTCGTAAGCAGAATTTCAACGTACTTGATATTCCGATGGCGCAGGTAACCCAACAGTATCTAAGCTACATCGATCAAATCCGCCATCACAACCTAGAACTCGCTGCCGAGTACTTATTGATGGCCGCCATGTTGATTGAAATTAAATCTCGCATGCTACTGCCGATGAAGAAGGCAGATAGCGATGAAGAGGTGGAGGATCCACGCGCTGAACTGGTTCGTCGTCTCTTGGAGTACGAGCGCATGAAGCTAGCCGCTCAAGAGCTAGATCAAATTCCACAACAAGGGCGTGATTTCCAAATTGCCCATGGTTACGTTGATACCACCGTTGCAGTCACATGGCCTGACGTCAATCAAGATGATTTACAAATGGCCTGGCGTGATGTGCTTCATCGTGCAAAACTGAATCAGCACCACACCATTACTCGCGAAGAACTCTCTGTGCGTGACTTTATGACGCGCATTTTGCGTCGCTTACAAAATACGCGCTTTGTAGAATTTGGTGAGTTATTCGAAGAGGCCATTAAATCTGGTAAAGGTATTCCAGTAGTGATCGTGAACTTCATTGCCATGCTCGAGCTCTCACGCGAAGCTTTAGTTGAGATCACTCAAGCAGAA
- the metG gene encoding methionine--tRNA ligase, giving the protein MSSPKRRLLVTSALPYANGQIHIGHLVEYVQTDIWVRFQRMRGHEVHYVGADDTHGTPIMLRAEKEGLTPQELIANVWKEHKRDFDDFLISFDNYYTTDSPENEKLSQSIYLKLRDAGLIEMRSIEQAYDPVKEMFLPDRFIKGECPKCGAKDQYGDSCEKCGATYSPTDLKNPFSVVSGATPIKKVSDHYFFKLSDPRCETFLREWTQVKTPLQPEARNKMKEWVGQPGDSKLGDWDISRDAPYFGFEIPDAPGKYFYVWLDAPIGYYASFLNYCQSKGLDFEEWVKPDTTTEQYHFIGKDILYFHTLFWPATLHFAGYRTPTNVFAHGFLTVDGEKMSKSRGTLISAHSVIESGFNPEWFRYYFATKLNDSMEDLDLNLQDFVARVNSDLLGKYINIASRSAGFLVKRFGGVVSDAAMSNPLLADIGSASEKIAELYEAREYAKALRTIMELADKVNAFVDENKPWEIAKDPEREADLQRVCSITLEAFRLLSLYLKPVLPQVTAGVEDFLSVPAMSWNDVKTPLSSQNPIKPYKHLMTRVEAPQIEALLAANL; this is encoded by the coding sequence ATGAGTAGCCCCAAACGTCGCTTGCTAGTTACCTCCGCCTTGCCTTACGCCAATGGCCAGATTCATATTGGGCATTTGGTGGAGTATGTCCAGACTGATATCTGGGTGCGCTTTCAGAGAATGCGTGGTCATGAAGTGCACTATGTTGGCGCTGATGACACCCACGGTACTCCGATCATGTTGCGCGCTGAAAAAGAGGGTCTCACTCCGCAAGAGCTCATTGCCAATGTTTGGAAAGAGCACAAGCGCGACTTCGATGATTTCTTAATCTCGTTTGATAACTACTACACCACCGATAGTCCTGAGAATGAAAAACTCTCTCAAAGCATCTATCTCAAGTTGCGTGATGCCGGTCTAATTGAAATGCGCTCGATTGAGCAAGCATACGACCCAGTTAAAGAAATGTTCTTGCCCGATCGTTTCATCAAAGGCGAGTGCCCTAAATGTGGCGCCAAAGATCAGTACGGCGACTCCTGCGAAAAGTGTGGGGCAACTTATTCTCCAACGGATTTGAAAAATCCGTTCTCTGTAGTGAGTGGCGCAACCCCCATTAAAAAAGTTTCCGATCATTACTTCTTCAAACTGTCGGACCCTCGCTGTGAAACTTTTTTGCGTGAATGGACTCAAGTAAAAACGCCACTTCAACCCGAAGCTCGCAATAAGATGAAAGAGTGGGTTGGACAACCTGGAGATAGCAAGCTCGGTGACTGGGATATCTCCCGTGACGCTCCCTACTTTGGCTTTGAAATCCCCGATGCACCCGGCAAGTATTTCTATGTTTGGCTTGATGCGCCGATTGGCTACTACGCCAGCTTCCTCAACTACTGCCAGAGCAAGGGCTTGGACTTTGAGGAGTGGGTTAAGCCCGATACAACTACCGAGCAATATCACTTTATCGGTAAAGATATTCTGTATTTCCATACACTCTTTTGGCCTGCAACGCTGCACTTTGCAGGCTACCGAACACCGACCAATGTATTTGCTCATGGCTTCCTCACTGTTGATGGTGAAAAGATGAGTAAGTCTCGTGGTACTTTAATTTCTGCTCATAGCGTGATTGAATCGGGTTTTAATCCTGAATGGTTCCGCTACTACTTTGCAACGAAACTGAATGACAGCATGGAAGATTTAGATTTAAATCTTCAAGACTTTGTTGCTCGAGTGAACAGCGATTTATTGGGCAAATACATTAATATCGCGAGTCGCAGCGCTGGCTTCTTGGTGAAGCGTTTTGGCGGAGTCGTTTCTGATGCAGCAATGAGCAATCCACTGCTTGCTGATATTGGATCGGCTAGTGAAAAAATTGCCGAGCTTTATGAAGCACGTGAATATGCAAAAGCATTGCGTACGATCATGGAGCTGGCAGACAAGGTCAATGCCTTTGTGGATGAAAACAAGCCTTGGGAAATCGCCAAGGATCCAGAGCGTGAAGCTGACTTACAACGAGTCTGCAGCATCACCCTAGAGGCATTCCGTTTACTGAGCCTGTATCTCAAGCCAGTGCTACCTCAAGTCACAGCCGGGGTTGAAGACTTCCTCTCGGTCCCAGCCATGAGCTGGAATGACGTTAAAACGCCCCTTTCCAGCCAAAATCCGATCAAACCCTACAAACACCTCATGACGCGCGTTGAAGCGCCTCAAATCGAGGCTTTGTTGGCTGCAAACCTCTAA
- a CDS encoding formate dehydrogenase accessory sulfurtransferase FdhD: MPHNIQMSHASVPLVHEVQIMDEAGRIKTAHIPGERPLTIYLDKREVVTLMTLGSAPEALVLGYLRNQRLVESPDDIASIQVDWETDSAAVKTHRSTVDIDALTSKRVVTTGCGQGTMFGGLIEEMAEIRLPDGPQLTQEAIVALIDSIRVHDTIYKKSGSVHACAVFEREGNDSVRLLHFIEDVGRHNAVDSISGLMWLADKPGKDLIFFTTGRLTSEMVIKGAQMGIPFLMTRSGMTLMGLELARKTNLTLLSRCSGKHFEIFNAPERVIFTSPSVTS, translated from the coding sequence TTGCCCCACAACATTCAGATGTCTCACGCTTCCGTGCCCTTGGTGCACGAGGTGCAGATCATGGATGAGGCGGGACGTATTAAGACCGCCCATATTCCTGGGGAGCGCCCTCTCACCATCTATCTCGATAAGCGGGAAGTTGTCACCCTGATGACCTTGGGGAGTGCCCCGGAGGCTCTGGTTCTGGGCTATTTGCGCAATCAACGCCTTGTGGAGTCACCGGACGATATTGCGAGCATTCAGGTCGACTGGGAGACCGATTCAGCGGCAGTCAAGACTCATCGCAGCACGGTGGACATCGATGCCCTTACCAGCAAGCGCGTGGTGACTACGGGTTGTGGGCAAGGCACGATGTTTGGAGGTCTGATTGAGGAGATGGCCGAGATTAGATTGCCAGATGGCCCTCAATTAACCCAAGAGGCAATAGTGGCCCTGATCGATAGCATTCGGGTACACGATACGATTTATAAGAAATCCGGCTCCGTCCATGCCTGTGCTGTTTTTGAGCGCGAAGGTAATGACAGCGTCCGACTTCTACACTTTATTGAGGATGTTGGGCGTCATAACGCTGTTGACTCCATTTCTGGTCTGATGTGGCTGGCTGACAAGCCGGGCAAAGACTTGATCTTCTTTACTACTGGGCGCCTTACCTCGGAGATGGTCATTAAAGGGGCTCAGATGGGTATTCCTTTCTTGATGACCCGTTCTGGCATGACCCTGATGGGCCTGGAGCTCGCCCGCAAAACCAATCTCACCTTGTTATCCCGTTGTTCGGGGAAGCATTTTGAGATCTTCAATGCCCCTGAGAGGGTGATTTTTACCTCTCCATCAGTTACCTCGTAA
- a CDS encoding DUF3460 family protein encodes MARYTSEFTQFLNELKSEKPHLEAGQQAGRALLWDKEPLTVEDQRRAKEAKLKQRPYVYSND; translated from the coding sequence ATGGCTAGATATACATCCGAATTCACCCAGTTCTTGAATGAGCTTAAATCCGAGAAACCACATCTCGAAGCGGGCCAGCAAGCTGGTCGCGCACTCCTTTGGGATAAAGAGCCTTTGACCGTTGAAGATCAACGTCGCGCCAAGGAAGCTAAATTAAAGCAACGCCCTTACGTGTATTCGAATGACTGA
- the dcd gene encoding dCTP deaminase encodes MTIKSDHWIRRMGEQGMISPFEPGQVRQDAAGQKIVSYGTSSYGYDIRCADEFKIFTNINSTIVDPKNFDEQSFVDFKGSVCIIPPNSFALARTVEYFKIPRSVLTVCVGKSTYARCGIIVNVTPFEPEWEGYVTLEFSNTTPLPAKIYAGEGCAQVLFFESDEVCGTSYKDRGGKYQGQVGVTLPKT; translated from the coding sequence ATGACTATTAAATCTGACCACTGGATCCGCCGCATGGGCGAGCAAGGCATGATCAGCCCATTTGAACCTGGGCAGGTCCGCCAAGATGCTGCCGGGCAAAAAATTGTGAGCTATGGCACTTCAAGCTACGGCTATGACATTCGTTGCGCTGATGAGTTCAAGATTTTCACGAACATCAATAGCACCATTGTTGACCCTAAGAATTTCGACGAGCAATCGTTTGTTGATTTCAAGGGCTCAGTTTGCATCATCCCGCCCAACTCTTTTGCATTGGCAAGAACTGTTGAGTACTTCAAGATCCCACGCAGCGTATTAACGGTTTGCGTTGGTAAGAGTACGTATGCACGTTGCGGAATTATTGTGAACGTCACTCCGTTCGAGCCTGAGTGGGAAGGTTACGTCACACTCGAGTTTTCTAATACAACTCCTTTGCCTGCCAAGATTTATGCCGGCGAGGGATGTGCACAAGTTCTGTTCTTTGAAAGCGATGAAGTATGTGGCACATCGTACAAAGATCGTGGCGGTAAGTATCAAGGCCAAGTTGGCGTGACTCTGCCGAAGACTTAA
- a CDS encoding arginine/lysine/ornithine decarboxylase has product MKFRFPIIIIDEDFRSENISGSGIRDLAEAIENEGMEVIGLTSYGDLTSFAQQASRASSFIVSIDDEEFVSDSEDHDLPALNNLRAFITEVRKRNEDIPIFLYGETRTSRHMPNDILRELHGFIHMNEDTPEFVARHIIREAKVYLDSLAPPFFRALTNYASEGSYSWHCPGHSGGVAFLKSPVGRMFHQFFGENMLRADVCNAVEELGQLLDHTGPVLQSERNAARIFNADHLFFVTNGTSTSNKIVWHSTVAPGDVVLVDRNCHKSVIHSITMMGAIPIFLMPTRNHLGIIGPIPKEEFEWKNIKKKIDANPFIKDKNVVPRVMTLTQSTYDGIVYNVEMIKDMLDGKVDSLHFDEAWLPHAAFHPFYKDMHAIGNDRKRTKKSLMFATQSTHKLLAGLSQASQVLVQDAEEHKLDRDCFNEAYLMHTSTSPQYAIIASCDVSAAMMESPGGTTLVEESIAEAMDFRRAMREVDDKFGADWWFKVWGPDHLTEEGIGERSDWILEPNASWHDFGNVAKDFNMLDPIKATVVTPGLDVEGNFGSMGIPASIVTKYLAEHGVIVEKCGLYSFFIMFTIGITKGRWNTLVTELQQFKDHFDKNAPLWKVLPEFVAKHPRYERVGLKDICQQIHEFYKSRNVARMTTEMYTSDMVPAMMPSEAWAKMAHKKVDRVPLDQLEDRITAMLVTPYPPGIPLLIPGERFNKRIIDYLYFARDFNEQFPGFETDIHGLVKADIDGRSEYYVDCVRQEPDITL; this is encoded by the coding sequence ATGAAATTTCGTTTTCCAATCATCATTATTGATGAGGACTTTCGCTCTGAAAATATTTCAGGTTCGGGTATTCGCGACTTAGCGGAAGCCATTGAAAACGAAGGTATGGAGGTGATTGGCTTAACTAGCTACGGTGATCTGACATCCTTTGCGCAGCAGGCCTCCCGGGCCTCCAGCTTTATTGTGTCGATTGATGACGAAGAGTTTGTTTCAGACTCTGAAGATCATGACTTGCCCGCATTAAACAACTTACGCGCATTTATTACCGAAGTGCGTAAGCGTAATGAAGATATTCCAATCTTCCTGTATGGCGAGACTCGCACTTCACGCCATATGCCAAACGATATTCTGCGTGAGTTGCATGGCTTCATTCATATGAATGAAGACACACCTGAGTTTGTGGCGCGTCACATTATTCGTGAGGCAAAGGTCTATCTAGATTCTTTGGCGCCACCATTCTTCCGCGCGCTCACTAATTACGCCTCTGAAGGTTCTTACTCTTGGCATTGCCCAGGTCATTCAGGTGGCGTGGCTTTCTTAAAGAGCCCAGTAGGCCGTATGTTTCATCAATTCTTTGGTGAGAATATGCTCCGCGCTGACGTCTGTAACGCAGTGGAAGAGTTGGGTCAGTTGCTAGACCATACTGGACCTGTCTTGCAGAGCGAGCGCAATGCTGCGCGCATCTTCAATGCGGATCATTTGTTCTTTGTAACCAATGGCACATCCACATCCAACAAAATTGTTTGGCACTCAACTGTTGCCCCTGGCGACGTCGTGTTGGTGGACCGAAACTGCCACAAGTCAGTCATTCATTCGATCACAATGATGGGTGCAATCCCGATTTTCTTGATGCCAACGCGTAATCACCTTGGCATTATTGGTCCGATTCCAAAAGAAGAATTTGAGTGGAAAAACATCAAGAAGAAAATTGATGCTAATCCATTCATTAAGGATAAGAATGTCGTGCCTCGCGTGATGACCCTCACGCAAAGTACTTATGACGGTATTGTTTACAACGTCGAGATGATTAAAGACATGCTCGATGGCAAAGTGGATTCATTGCATTTTGATGAAGCTTGGTTGCCGCATGCCGCATTCCATCCTTTCTACAAAGACATGCATGCTATTGGCAATGATCGCAAGCGTACTAAGAAGAGCTTGATGTTTGCTACCCAATCCACTCACAAGTTATTGGCTGGCCTCTCACAAGCTTCGCAAGTATTGGTGCAGGATGCAGAAGAGCATAAGCTCGATCGCGATTGCTTCAATGAAGCCTATTTAATGCATACCTCTACCAGTCCACAGTACGCCATCATCGCTTCTTGCGACGTATCTGCTGCCATGATGGAATCTCCTGGCGGCACTACCCTGGTTGAAGAATCTATCGCAGAGGCCATGGACTTCCGTCGCGCAATGCGTGAGGTGGATGATAAGTTTGGCGCGGACTGGTGGTTTAAGGTTTGGGGTCCAGATCATCTCACTGAAGAAGGTATTGGCGAACGTTCAGATTGGATTTTGGAGCCCAATGCTAGCTGGCATGATTTTGGTAATGTTGCCAAAGATTTCAATATGCTTGACCCCATCAAGGCGACAGTAGTGACGCCTGGTTTGGATGTTGAGGGTAACTTCGGTTCTATGGGTATCCCGGCGAGTATTGTTACTAAATACTTAGCTGAGCACGGCGTGATCGTAGAGAAGTGCGGTTTGTATTCCTTCTTCATTATGTTCACCATCGGCATTACCAAGGGTCGCTGGAATACTTTGGTAACTGAGTTACAGCAATTTAAAGACCACTTTGATAAGAACGCTCCTTTGTGGAAAGTATTGCCAGAATTCGTTGCGAAACATCCGCGCTATGAGCGTGTTGGTTTGAAGGATATCTGTCAGCAGATCCATGAGTTCTACAAGAGCCGTAACGTAGCCCGCATGACCACGGAAATGTATACCTCAGACATGGTGCCAGCGATGATGCCTTCAGAAGCTTGGGCGAAGATGGCGCATAAAAAAGTAGATCGCGTGCCTTTGGATCAACTGGAAGACCGCATTACTGCGATGCTGGTTACTCCGTACCCTCCAGGTATTCCATTATTGATCCCAGGTGAGCGCTTTAATAAACGCATCATTGACTATCTCTACTTTGCCCGTGACTTCAATGAGCAATTCCCGGGCTTTGAAACTGATATTCATGGTTTGGTCAAAGCAGATATCGATGGACGCAGTGAGTATTACGTTGATTGTGTGAGACAAGAGCCAGATATCACCCTGTGA